ACCGATAAATGGCAATACATCTTCACGCTTATATTGATTTGGATAATATGTATTTAAAGTATGTAAAAAAGAAGAAATAATAAGTTCGTTTGTATTAATTAAAGTTCCATCTAAATCAAATAAAACTGTATTTATTCTCATCGCCTTAGTCCTTTCGCCTTCCTGAATATGAAAGAAGCAGCATCTTATAATAAGATGCTACTTGTCTCTAATTTTCTAAATATCTTTTATCAGCTTGCCCCATTTTTCGTCTCACAATAATGAAAATAATAGAAATAACAACAAGTCCAATTGACATTACTTGTGCAATACGAAGTGGTCCTAGCATTAAACTATCTGTACGTAAGCCTTCTACGAAGAAGCGTCCTACTGAATACCAAATTAAATATGTGAAGAATAACTCCCCGCGACGTAAATTCACTTTTCTTAATGCAAGTAGTAAAATTACGCCTGCAAAATTCCATAATGATTCATATAAAAACGTCGGATGATAGTACACACCCTCAATATACATTTGATTAATAATAAAATCCGGTAAATGAAGACCTTCTAAAAACTGTCTCGTTACTTCATCACCATGCGCCTCTTGGTTCATAAAGTTTCCCCATCGGCCAATTGCTTGTCCTAGTAAAATACTTGGTGCAGCAATATCAGCCAACTTCCAGAAAGAAAGTCCGCGTCGTTTCGCAAAAAGAACACCTGTAATAACAGCCCCGATTAAACCACCATGAATCGCCAAACCACCTTGACGAATATTAATAATTTGACTCGGGTTTTGTGCGTAATATTCCCATTCAAAAATAACATAGTACATTCTCGCAAAAAGAATAGCGATCGGTACTGCAATTAATACAAGGTCAACAAATGTATCTTTTGGAATACCTAGCCTTTCTCCCTCGCGAGTTGCCAGCCAAAGACCTAATAGCACACCTGTACCGATAATAATCCCGTACCAATACACAGGAAACGGCCCAAGTTGGATAGCTACACGGTCAAGCTGTGGTACAGAAGCTAACAGCATATGTATATGACCTCCCTCTCCAAAGTTTACTCCTGATTTCCTAACTCAATTGCACTCATTAATCGTTCAGAGAACTGCTGTGCTGCATTGACTCCCATACGTTTTAAACGGAAGTTCATCGCTGCTACTTCAATAATAACAGCCAAGTTTCGACCAGGACGAACTGGAAGTGTAATCTTCGTAAGCTCTGTATCAATAATTTTCATCTTCTCTTCATCAAGACCTAAGCGATCGTAATTTTTCTTTTGATCCCAAATTTCAAGATTAATAACAAGTGTAATACGCTTATAATTTCGTACTGCCCCTGCACCGAATAACGTCATAACGTTAATAATACCTAGACCACGAATTTCTAATAAATGCTCGATTAAATCTGGTGAGCTTCCGACTAACATGTCTTCATCTTCTTGACGAATTTCTACACTATCATCCGCAACAAGACGGTGACCACGCTTTACAAGCTCAAGAGCTGTCTCACTTTTACCAACACCACTTTGACCTGTAATTAAAACACCAACACCGTAAATATCTACTAACACACCATGAACAGCAGTTGTTGGTGCTAACTTACCTTCTAAATAGTTTGTTAAACGACTTGATAATCTAGTTGTCGTTTGAGAAGAACGTAATAAAGGCATACCTGATTCACGTGATGCTTGTAATAACTCATCTGGTACATCTTGATTACGAGTTACAATAATACATGGCGTCTCCTCAGTACAAAGCGCTTTCATTCTCTCTTGTTTTTGCTCTGACGTTAACGTGTCAAAGAACGTAAGCTCCGTCTTTCCAAGAAGCTGCACACGATCTGCTGGATAATATGTAAAAAATCCTGCCATTTCAATTCCAGGTCGTGATAAATCACTTGTATCAATCGGACGATGAATGCCTTCTTCACCACTGATTAACTCCAATTGAAATTGTTCAATTAAATCTTTTGTCCTTACTTTCGGCATATGTATAAACCTCCACTCCGCTGCGGGTTCAGTCTCGTTTGATGTAAAATTCCATTCTATCGGATATTGTACCATTTTTTTCTGGAAACAAGAAATACGGTTTCTAATAAATAGAAAAAAACATTTCATACGAATAATGAAATGTTTTTCTTTTTGTCACTTTCTCTTTTTTTCATATAGAGGTTCAACAATTGCCTTTTCAATTATCATATTAAAAATTGAAATACAAATTGCCGCAACAATCGCTACACCAAATCCTGATATATTAAAAGCATCTCCTAATAATGAATCTGCTATTTTTAACGTAATCGCATTAATAACAATTAAGAAGAAGCCGAAAGTTACAACAGTAATTGGTAGCGTAATTAAAATTAAAAATGGCTTTACGAACACATTTAAAACCGCCAATATAATACTCGCAATAATTGCAGTTTGTATATTTGCTACGTAAAATGCATCTGGTGCAATCCCTTTTAAAAGTCCCGATACAGCGATTAACACAACGCTATTTACAAGAAGTGATACAATCCATCTCATTTCGTTACACATCCTTTTAAACATATATATTTCATCATACGCTAATAGATAATAAACGCAAGTATGATACAAACACTTATATCAACTTATTCTATCTTTCATGCTTGTATACCTACTAACACTTCCTCGCAAAATAAGGACCACACCACCTATGTTCATGAGTTTTTACAAAGGTCCAAGTGAAATCTTTATCTACGATATAGATTTCACCTTTATACGCATCGTCTGTCTCACACAATATATCATCCATATGTAACAAACTCGCATCCTTTATTAACAGTACCTCATCACAGTGTTGATAGAAAATGTAGCAATCCTTTTTCACTTCATTATGAAACGCGTTTTCCGCTTCTTTACCCTCTAAACACTTCTTTTTCTCATAACTAAATATGTGCCATAGATAACCACATGCATACCTATCTCCATAAAGAAAAATATCTTCTTTTTCTTTATCACTTAAATGATTTGCAAAGTGATCCTCCCAGCGCTTTCGAAAATATACACCCCAACTTTGAAACTCTCTTACCTTCATATGTTTCTTCCTTAACACCTCTAAAAACTCCATCTTCTCCCCCTATACAATAAAAACCGAGCGTCATTTCCACTCGGTTTTCATCAATAAACTTATTGCGATAACTCTACTTCTTTTATTTTCTCTTTCATTCTTGCTTTATCACGATTTAAAATCTCTTTTAAATACTTACCTGTGTATGAGCGTTCTTCTTTCACTACTTGCTCTGGCGTTCCTGAAGCAACGATTTGTCCACCTTTATCTCCGCCCTCTGGTCCAAGGTCAACGATATAATCAGCTGTTTTAATTACATCTAAATTATGTTCAATTACAAGTACCGTCTCACCGCTCTCAACCAGACGTTGCAGCACTTCTAGAAGACGTGCAATAT
This DNA window, taken from Bacillus cereus ATCC 14579, encodes the following:
- the lgt gene encoding prolipoprotein diacylglyceryl transferase; the protein is MLLASVPQLDRVAIQLGPFPVYWYGIIIGTGVLLGLWLATREGERLGIPKDTFVDLVLIAVPIAILFARMYYVIFEWEYYAQNPSQIINIRQGGLAIHGGLIGAVITGVLFAKRRGLSFWKLADIAAPSILLGQAIGRWGNFMNQEAHGDEVTRQFLEGLHLPDFIINQMYIEGVYYHPTFLYESLWNFAGVILLLALRKVNLRRGELFFTYLIWYSVGRFFVEGLRTDSLMLGPLRIAQVMSIGLVVISIIFIIVRRKMGQADKRYLEN
- a CDS encoding DUF4275 family protein, with product MEFLEVLRKKHMKVREFQSWGVYFRKRWEDHFANHLSDKEKEDIFLYGDRYACGYLWHIFSYEKKKCLEGKEAENAFHNEVKKDCYIFYQHCDEVLLIKDASLLHMDDILCETDDAYKGEIYIVDKDFTWTFVKTHEHRWCGPYFARKC
- the hprK gene encoding HPr(Ser) kinase/phosphatase, with translation MPKVRTKDLIEQFQLELISGEEGIHRPIDTSDLSRPGIEMAGFFTYYPADRVQLLGKTELTFFDTLTSEQKQERMKALCTEETPCIIVTRNQDVPDELLQASRESGMPLLRSSQTTTRLSSRLTNYLEGKLAPTTAVHGVLVDIYGVGVLITGQSGVGKSETALELVKRGHRLVADDSVEIRQEDEDMLVGSSPDLIEHLLEIRGLGIINVMTLFGAGAVRNYKRITLVINLEIWDQKKNYDRLGLDEEKMKIIDTELTKITLPVRPGRNLAVIIEVAAMNFRLKRMGVNAAQQFSERLMSAIELGNQE
- a CDS encoding phage holin family protein, whose amino-acid sequence is MRWIVSLLVNSVVLIAVSGLLKGIAPDAFYVANIQTAIIASIILAVLNVFVKPFLILITLPITVVTFGFFLIVINAITLKIADSLLGDAFNISGFGVAIVAAICISIFNMIIEKAIVEPLYEKKRK